In the Nocardioides marmotae genome, AGGTACTGGATCGCCGCCCACAGCGTGGGGGTGGCGAACGGGCGGCCGCCCAGCGAGGGGTTCGCCAGCGCGATGGCGCGGCGCTCCCCACCCCGGCCGACCGGCACGAGGTGCCCGGCCCGGTCTGCGAGCGTGCGCAGGTTCTCCCACCGCCACAGGTGCGTGCTCGCCTTGCTGCTCGGGTGGGCCGGCATGAGGTCGCCGATCTCGGTCCAGAGCGGGACCAGCAGCTCCTCCTCGAAGCCGCGGTAGAGCTCCTCGAGGGCGGGGGTCACGTCCGGCTGGTCGGGTGCCGCGACGGCCGTCAGGCGCACCGGGGTGTCGAAGGCGGTCATGTGCCCTAGAGTGAGCCCGATCACAGGCCCCAGAACAGTCGATTCTGTTCTGAGGAACAGGGTCCGGGAGGGCGGGGGATGAAGACAGCGCCGACGTACGCCGTCGCGAGCGTCGACCACGCCCTGCGGTTGGCCACCATGCTCCAGCTCGAGGGCACGCTCTCCGTCGCGCAGGCCGCCGAGCGCCTCGGGGTCGCGCGCTCGACCGCCCACCGGCTGTTGCAGATGCTGGTCTACCGCGACTTCGCCGTGCAGGACGACGCTCGGATCTACCACGCCGGACCGGTGCTCCAGCTCGCCACGCACTCCCGGTCGCAGACCTCCCGGCTCCGGTCCGCAGCGATGCCGCACCTGGATCGCGTCGTCGAGGTCGTGGGGGAGTCGGCCAACCTCACCATCCGGACCGGCACGACCGCGCGCTTCATCGCTTCGGTCGAGTGCAGCCAGACGCTGCGGGTCGGTTCCCGCGAGGGGATGGTGTTCCCGGCCCACCGCAGCACCGGTGGGCTCCTCCTGCTGGCCGAGCTGCCCGACGAGGAGCTCAGCGTGATCTACGCGGAGCCGGTCGACGATGACGGAGATCCGCCCGAGCTGGCGGCGCTGCGCAAGGAGCTCGCGGTGATCCGCGCCCAGGGCTTCGTGGTCAACCAGGGACGCTCGGAGCGTGGCGTGGTGGCGGTGGGCGTCCCCGTGCGCGACGAGGACGGCAACGCCCTGGCGGGCCTGTCGATCTCGATGCCCGAGGTTCGCTACGAGAAGGGCCGCCTGCCGCGCCTGGTCGCGACCCTGAACAGGACCGCCGGCGCGATCGAGGCCTCGCTCACCGCCTAGCGAGCCGCTAGACCTGACGCGAGGAGGTCCGTGGCCCGTCGAAGGGCGAGCTGCGCAGCGGGCGCAGGTCGAGGTCCTCGACCGGCTGCGCTCCCGAGCGGATGCCGCGCGCAGCACGGGGCTGGGC is a window encoding:
- a CDS encoding IclR family transcriptional regulator, coding for MKTAPTYAVASVDHALRLATMLQLEGTLSVAQAAERLGVARSTAHRLLQMLVYRDFAVQDDARIYHAGPVLQLATHSRSQTSRLRSAAMPHLDRVVEVVGESANLTIRTGTTARFIASVECSQTLRVGSREGMVFPAHRSTGGLLLLAELPDEELSVIYAEPVDDDGDPPELAALRKELAVIRAQGFVVNQGRSERGVVAVGVPVRDEDGNALAGLSISMPEVRYEKGRLPRLVATLNRTAGAIEASLTA